CGCCGAAGTGCTGCGCAAGATGAAGAAGACCGCCGAGGACTACCTGGGCGAGGAAGTGACCGAGGCCGTGATCACGGTGCCGGCCTACTTCAACGATTCGCAGCGCCAGGCCACCAAGGACGCCGGCCGCATCGCGGGCCTGGATGTCAAGCGCATCATCAACGAGCCGACCGCGGCCGCGCTGGCTTTCGGCCTGGACAAGACCGACAAGGGTGACCGCAAGATCGCCGTGTATGACCTGGGCGGCGGCACGTTCGACGTGTCGATCATCGAGATCGCCGACGTGGATGGCGAAAAGCAGTTCGAGGTGCTGTCGACCAACGGCGACACGTTCCTGGGCGGCGAAGACTTCGACCAGCGCGTGATCGACTACATCATCGAAGAGTTCAAGAAGATCAACGGCCTGGACCTGAAGAAGGATCCGATCGCCCTGCAGCGCATCAAGGCTTCGGCCGAGCGCGCGAAGATCGAACTGTCGTCGTCGCAGCAGACCGAGATCAACGAGCCGTACATCGCCATGGCGAACGGCGCTCCGGTCCACCTGAACCTGAAGATCACCCGCGCCAAGCTGGAATCGCTGGTCGAGGAACTGATCGCCGCCACGATCGAGCCATGCCGCACCGCCATCAAGGATGCGGGCGTGAAGGTTTCCGACATCGACGACATCATCCTGGTCGGCGGCATGACCCGTATGCCGAAAGTGCAGGAAAAAGTACGCGAATTCTTCGGCAAGGATCCACGCAAGGATGTGAATCCTGACGAAGCCGTGGCTGTCGGTGCCGCGATCCAGGGCTCCGTGCTGTCGGGCGAGCGCAAGGATCTGCTGCTGCTGGACGTGACCCCGCTGTCGCTGGGTATCGAAACGCTGGGCGGCGTGATGACGAAGATGATTCACAAGAACACCACGATCCCGACCAAGTTCGCGCAAGTGTTCTCGACCGCCGACGACAACCAGCCCGCCGTGACCATCAAGGTCTACCAGGGCGAGCGTGAAATCGCGGCCGGCAACAAGGCGCTGGGCGAGTTCAACCTGGAAGGCATTCCGCCGGCATCGCGCGGCAC
Above is a window of Pseudoduganella dura DNA encoding:
- the dnaK gene encoding molecular chaperone DnaK yields the protein MGKMIGIDLGTTNSCVAIMENGQPKVIENAEGARTTPSIIAYQEDGEILVGAPAKRQAVTNPKNTLFAVKRLIGRKFDEKEVQKDIGLMPYSINKADNGDAWISVRDKKLAPPQISAEVLRKMKKTAEDYLGEEVTEAVITVPAYFNDSQRQATKDAGRIAGLDVKRIINEPTAAALAFGLDKTDKGDRKIAVYDLGGGTFDVSIIEIADVDGEKQFEVLSTNGDTFLGGEDFDQRVIDYIIEEFKKINGLDLKKDPIALQRIKASAERAKIELSSSQQTEINEPYIAMANGAPVHLNLKITRAKLESLVEELIAATIEPCRTAIKDAGVKVSDIDDIILVGGMTRMPKVQEKVREFFGKDPRKDVNPDEAVAVGAAIQGSVLSGERKDLLLLDVTPLSLGIETLGGVMTKMIHKNTTIPTKFAQVFSTADDNQPAVTIKVYQGEREIAAGNKALGEFNLEGIPPASRGTPQIEVTFDIDANGILHVGAKDKATGKENKITIKANSGLSEDEIQKMVKDAELNAEEDKKVKELAESRNQADALVHSTRKSLTEYGDKLGADEKAKIEAAITDVEGEIKSGDKSSIDAKVAALTEAAQKLGEKMYADMQAQQAAAGGGAEGGAAGGPGAGQQAGGADNRAQQDDVVDADFKEVKDNK